One window of the Felis catus isolate Fca126 chromosome E3, F.catus_Fca126_mat1.0, whole genome shotgun sequence genome contains the following:
- the RPS15A gene encoding 40S ribosomal protein S15a encodes MVRMNVLADALKSINNAEKRGKRQVLIRPCSKVIVRFLTVMMKHGYIGEFEIIDDHRAGKIVVNLTGRLNKCGVISPRFDVQLKDLEKWQNNLLPSRQFGFIVLTTSAGIMDHEEARRKHTGGKILGFFF; translated from the exons ATGGTGCGCATGAATGTCCTGGCAGATGCTCTCAAGAGCATTAACAATGCTGAAAAGAGAGGCAAACGCCAGGTGCTTATTAGGCCATGCTCCAAAGTCATCGTGCGATTTCTGACTGTGATGATGAAGCATG GTTACATTGGCGAATTTGAAATCATCGATGATCACAGAGCTGGGAAAATTGTTGTGAACCTCACAGGCAGGTTAAACAAG TGTGGAGTGATCAGCCCCAGGTTTGATGTACAACtcaaagatctagaaaaatggcagaataatCTGCTCCCATCCCGCCAGTTTGG TTTCATTGTACTGACAACCTCAGCTGGCATCATGGACCATGAAGAAGCAAGACGAAAACACACAGGAGGGAAAATCCTGGGATTCTTTTTCTAG